In Sylvia atricapilla isolate bSylAtr1 chromosome 25, bSylAtr1.pri, whole genome shotgun sequence, a genomic segment contains:
- the CLPS gene encoding colipase, whose product MAKVLPACLLLALLLLAPALSAEHERGLIINLEAGELCLQSAQCKSGCCRRDNGLSLARCAPKAAEFQECSPKSIYGVYYKCPCERGLTCDADKSIVGSITNSNFGVCVDPQDYSRRR is encoded by the exons ATGGCCAAggtgctgcctgcctgcctgctcctggccctgctgctgctggccccagctctgtcagcagAGCACGAGCGAGGGCTCATCATCAACTTG gaggctggggagctgtgcctgcagagtGCCCAGTGCAAGAGTGGCTGCTGCCGCCGTGACAATGGCCTCAGCCTGGCCCGATGTGCTCCGAAGGCAGCTGAGTTCCAGGAGTGCTCCCCAAAG agcatcTATGGGGTCTACTACAAGTGTCCCTGCGAGAGAGGCCTGACCTGTGACGCTGATAAAAGCATTGTGGGCTCCATCACCAACAGCAACTTCGGTGTCTGCGTGGACCCCCAGGACTACTCCAGGAGGCGGTGA